In Brienomyrus brachyistius isolate T26 chromosome 19, BBRACH_0.4, whole genome shotgun sequence, one DNA window encodes the following:
- the LOC125714459 gene encoding uncharacterized protein LOC125714459 isoform X2, giving the protein MTLQCLLYTHDGRCPPFHNVTLWWVSDTDPPGQIDPSSQTHTDACISTLPIDHRRTEKDQRKWRCQLLDTGKVKLTSSPEQGRGKTTGNKHRPTVKTPTAISVTVCLSPTKTQLTDSPEDNNDYKGTTLKTPTHTGSHTNHTNHTTVDVPTTGAVLPVRLSFFFLALIVPLVTGAAVYTKRKRSITQCSDRTSSVSFHRRQADE; this is encoded by the exons ATGACCCTGCAGTGTCTCCTGTACACTCATGATGGACGGTGTCCCCCATTTCACAATGTGACTCTGTGGTGGGTTAGTGACACAGACCCCCCGGGACAGATAGATCCCagctcccagacacacacagacgcctGTATCTCCACTCTGCCGATTGACCATCGGAGGACAGAGAAGGACCAGAGGAAATGGCGATGCCAGCTGCTGGATACGGGGAAGGTGAAGCTGACATCCAGCCCTG AACAGGGTCGTGGTAAAACTACAGGAAACAAACACAGACCTACAGTGAAAACACCCACAGCCATTTCTGTGACTGTTTGTCTTTCTCCTACAAAAACTCAAC tgacagacagtcctgaAGACAACAATGACTATAAGGGAACTACATTGAAGACACCAACTCACACTGGTTCCCATACTAACCATACAAATCACACAACTGTAGATGTACCAACTACTGGAGCAG TGCTCCCCGTCAGGCTCTCCTTCTTCTTCCTGGCCCTGATCGTCCCTCTGGTCACTGGAGCTGCAGTTTACAccaagaggaagaggagcatcaCTCAGTGCAGTGACCGCACCAGCAGCGTTTCTTTCCATAGgcgacaggctgatgaatga